The following are from one region of the Tachysurus fulvidraco isolate hzauxx_2018 chromosome 15, HZAU_PFXX_2.0, whole genome shotgun sequence genome:
- the plcd3a gene encoding 1-phosphatidylinositol 4,5-bisphosphate phosphodiesterase delta-3-A — protein MLGRSKKAAESQNEQPKAESKSSDPLRRLDLLEDEDVRVMLKGSRMVKVRSPRWQKHRSFRLLEDCVTVWCESSKTLHNDKRRQLFCVTEVECVREGCQSECLRRVADSVPDSQCFTLVFRGGRKSLDLCCSSREEAQCWVRGIRTLKDRVSNMSQKEKLNHWIQSYLRRADLNQDGKMSYDEVQHLLQMINIDLNEQYARTLFKKCDRSHDNRLDPAEIEEFCRELMRRPELDSVFRHYSSNGCVLSTLELRDFLGDQGEGATLGHAQKLIKTYEFNDWAQKNLFMTQNGFTMYMLSNENDLFNPDHTGVYQDMTRPLAHYYISSSHNTYLSKDQVTGESSTEPYIRALNQGCRCVELDCWDGDKGEPMIFHGHTLTSKVAFKEVIETIAQYAFKVSPYPLILSLENHCSVEQQAVMAQHLRSILGSALLSKPLSEQTLNQLPSPEELKGRILVKTKKLTGQLEKLGSSASFSSSSDEEIRGNNKSPSKKQSGKPVSSSKVSPELSELVVYCCSVPFPGFDAASQRPPNEMYSFSENDALKHIKESGNLYVRHNSRQLSRIYPSGQRLQSSNYNPQDMWNVGSQMVALNFQTPGEQMDLNRGRFLPNGQCGYVLKPDFLCQPNSNFNPEKTGGGPGHIPTQLTIRVISAQQLPKINTEKPNSIVDPQVCVEIHGVSIDKARAKTHRISNNGFNPRWDCTVSFQLQVPDLALVRFVVEDHDHTSKNDFVGQFTLPFNCLRTGYRHVHLLKADGSSLSPATLFIHVKVTRRGVPIKIVSDHMRKV, from the exons ACCTGCTGGAAGATGAGGACGTGCGTGTGATGCTGAAGGGTTCCAGGATGGTGAAGGTGCGCTCCCCACGCTGGCAGAAACACCGCAGCTTCCGGCTACTGGaggactgtgtgactgtgtggtgTGAGTCCAGCAAGACCCTCCACAATGACAAGAGACGCCAGTTAT TCTGTGTGACGGAGGTGGAGTGCGTGAGGGAAGGCTGCCAGTCGGAGTGCCTGCGTCGGGTTGCCGATTCCGTTCCCGATTCTCAGTGCTTCACGCTGGTGTTTCGTGGAGGGAGGAAGAGTCTGGACCTGTGCTGCTCATCACGTGAGGAGGCACAATGCTGGGTCCGTGGCATCCGAACTCTCAAAGATCGTGTCTCCAACATGAGCCAGAAGGAGAAGCTCAATCA TTGGATTCAAAGCTATCTGAGACGAGCCGATCTGAACCAGGATGGAAAGATGAGCTATGATGAGGTCCAGCACCTGCTTCAGATGATCAATATAGACCTGAATGAGCAATATGCACGCACACTCTTCAAG AAGTGTGACCGCTCCCATGATAACCGCTTGGACCCTGCAGAGATTGAGGAGTTTTGTCGGGAGCTCATGCGACGACCTGAGCTGGACTCTGTGTTTCGACATTACTCCAGTAACGGCTGTGTGCTCTCTACGCTGGAGCTGCGGGACTTCCTGGGTGATCAGGGCGAGGGTGCCACGTTGGGCCATGCACAAAAACTCATCAAAACCTATGAATTCAACGACtggg CCCAGAAGAACCTGTTCATGACTCAGAACGGCTTCACCATGTACATGCTGTCGAATGAAAATGACTTGTTCAATCCTGATCACACTGGTGTGTACCAGGACATGACGCGGCCGCTGGCCCACTACTACATCTCCTCCTCTCACAATACCTACCTTAGTAAAGACCAGGTTACAGGAGAGAGCAGCACAGAGCCTTAtatcag GGCTTTGAATCAGGGCTGCCGTTGTGTTGAATTGGACTGCTGGGACGGTGATAAAGGCGAGCCTATGATCTTCCatggacacacactcacttctaAAGTAGCTTTTAAGGAGGTCATTGAAACTATTGCTCAATATGCCTTCAAG GTGTCTCCATATCCTCTGATCTTGTCTCTAGAGAATCATTGCTCTGTGGAGCAGCAGGCCGTCATGGCTCAGCACCTGCGCTCTATCCTGGGTTCAGCGCTACTCTCCAAACCCCTCAGCGAACAGACACTCAATCAGCTGCCGTCACCAGAG GAGCTGAAAGGCCGAATCCTGGTGAAGACCAAGAAACTGACTGGTCAGTTGGAAAAGTTAGGCAGCTCGGCCAGCTTCTCCTCGAGCTCAGATGAGGAGATCAGGGGCAACAACAAAAGTCCCAGCAAGAAGCAGTCTGGGAAG cCAGTTAGCTCTTCTAAGGTCAGTCCAGAGCTGTCTGAGCTGGTGGTGTACTGCTGCAGTGTGCCGTTTCCCGGATTTGATGCGGCCAGTCAGAGACCCCCAAATGAGATGTATTCTTTCTCTGAGAATGATGCACTCAAACACATCAAAGAATCAG GAAACCTTTATGTGAGACACAACAGTAGACAACTGAGCCGGATTTACCCATCAGGCCAGAGGCTGCAGTCCTCTAACTACAACCCACAGGACATGTGGAATGTAGGAAGTCAGATGG TGGCTCTAAACTTCCAGACACCAGGGGAGCAGATGGATCTGAACCGGGGTCGTTTCCTGCCTAACGGGCAATGTGGATACGTGCTGAAACCTGACTTCCTGTGTCAGCCAAATTCCAACTTCAACCCAGAGAAGACCGGAGGAGGCCCAGGACACATACCCACTCAACTCACCATACGG GTGATTTCTGCCCAGCAGTTACCCAAGATCAACACAGAGAAGCCCAACTCCATCGTGGACCCTCAAGTTTGTGTGGAGATCCATGGAGTGTCTATTGATAAGGCACGTGCCAAAACTCACCGCATCAGCAACAATG GTTTTAATCCACGCTGGGATTGCACAGTGAGCTTCCAGCTGCAGGTCCCAGATCTAGCGTTGGTGCGCTTTGTGGTGGAGGATCATGATCACACGAGCAAGAACGACTTTGTTGGGCAGTTCACTTTACCATTCAACTGTCTACGCacag GTTACCGTCACGTTCACTTGTTGAAAGCAGATGGCTCGAGCCTCTCTCCAGCAACGCTTTTCATCCACGTAAAGGTTACACGTCGAGGAGTCCCCATTAAAATTGTGTCAGACCACATGAGGAAAGTCTGA